The Saccharomonospora glauca K62 genome has a segment encoding these proteins:
- a CDS encoding lysophospholipid acyltransferase family protein, with amino-acid sequence MTSRGTARVVPLRPNRRGGQGTGSPVVPLPVRGTDDRRATLSDLVDFVRRRISGDYEIDEFGLDPEFTETVLIPLLRPLYERWFRVSVSGIGNIPAEGGALLVSNHSGVLPLDAVMTAFAVHEEHPRRRFLRMLGADLVFDTPVLGSLARRSGQTLACHPDAERLLRAGELVGVWPEGYKGIGKPFSARYKLQRFGRGGFVSAALRTSAPIIPCAVVGAEEIYPKIGDIRPLARLLRLPYFPVTPFFPLLGPLGAVPLPTKWYIEFGEPIRTDGYAEGADDDQMLVLGLTDQVRESIQNLLYHRLARRKGVFTG; translated from the coding sequence GTGACGTCACGAGGTACGGCGAGGGTGGTGCCGCTGCGACCGAACCGGCGCGGCGGGCAGGGCACCGGGTCGCCGGTGGTACCCCTACCCGTGCGAGGAACCGACGACCGACGCGCCACACTGTCCGACCTGGTCGACTTCGTGCGGCGCAGGATCAGCGGGGACTACGAGATCGACGAGTTCGGTCTGGACCCCGAGTTCACCGAGACGGTGCTGATCCCGCTGTTGCGGCCCCTGTACGAGCGGTGGTTCCGGGTGAGCGTGAGCGGCATTGGGAACATTCCCGCCGAGGGCGGGGCACTGCTCGTCTCCAACCACTCGGGGGTGCTGCCGCTCGACGCGGTGATGACGGCCTTCGCCGTGCACGAGGAGCATCCCCGGCGTCGATTCCTGCGCATGCTCGGGGCCGACCTCGTGTTCGACACGCCCGTGCTGGGATCGCTGGCGCGCCGGAGCGGGCAGACGCTCGCCTGCCACCCGGACGCGGAGCGGCTGCTGCGTGCCGGCGAGCTGGTCGGCGTGTGGCCGGAGGGGTACAAGGGCATCGGCAAGCCCTTCTCGGCGCGGTACAAGCTGCAGCGGTTCGGGCGCGGAGGTTTCGTGTCGGCCGCGCTGCGGACGTCGGCGCCGATCATTCCGTGCGCGGTGGTGGGCGCCGAGGAGATCTACCCGAAGATCGGTGACATCCGGCCGTTGGCTCGGCTGCTGCGGCTGCCGTACTTCCCCGTGACGCCGTTCTTCCCGCTGCTGGGGCCGCTGGGCGCGGTGCCGTTGCCGACGAAGTGGTACATCGAGTTCGGCGAGCCCATCCGTACCGACGGCTACGCCGAAGGCGCGGACGACGACCAGATGCTCGTGCTGGGGCTCACCGACCAGGTGCGCGAAAGCATCCAGAACCTGCTCTACCACAGGCTGGCCCGCCGCAAGGGAGTCTTCACCGGCTGA
- a CDS encoding HAD family hydrolase: MEAVCVSRWRSRGKGRERERLAALAGEASAEAAVAMETAASVPEASEAEAPEAERPPVPQDLTAAAFFDVDNTMMMGASIFHFARGLAARKYFSTSDLAGFAWQQIKFRVGGRESSQGLRSSREQALSFVAGRTVDEMVAIGEEIYDELMADKIWAGTRALAQMHLDAGQRVWLVTATPVELAAIIARRLGLTGALGTVAESRDGVYTGRLVGDLLHGRAKAHAVRALAAREGLNLRRCTAYSDSQNDVPMLSVVGTAVAVNPDSGLREVARARGWEIRDFRTGRKAAKIGVPSVLGAGALAGAVAAGLAYRKRL; the protein is encoded by the coding sequence ATGGAGGCGGTGTGCGTGTCTCGGTGGCGGAGCCGCGGTAAGGGGCGGGAACGCGAGCGGCTCGCAGCGCTGGCAGGCGAGGCGTCGGCCGAAGCCGCCGTCGCGATGGAGACCGCAGCGAGCGTGCCCGAGGCGTCCGAGGCCGAAGCGCCCGAGGCCGAGCGGCCACCCGTCCCCCAGGACCTCACCGCGGCAGCCTTCTTCGACGTCGACAACACGATGATGATGGGCGCGTCGATCTTCCACTTCGCCAGAGGGCTCGCCGCGCGCAAGTACTTCAGCACCTCCGACCTCGCCGGCTTCGCGTGGCAGCAGATCAAGTTCCGCGTGGGCGGCCGGGAGAGCAGCCAGGGCCTGCGGTCCAGCAGGGAGCAGGCCCTGTCCTTCGTGGCGGGACGCACCGTGGACGAGATGGTGGCCATCGGCGAGGAGATCTACGACGAGCTCATGGCCGACAAGATCTGGGCGGGCACACGGGCGCTGGCCCAGATGCACCTCGACGCGGGCCAGCGAGTCTGGCTGGTCACCGCCACCCCGGTGGAGCTGGCCGCCATCATCGCGCGTCGGCTGGGCCTCACCGGAGCGCTCGGTACCGTCGCGGAGAGCCGCGACGGCGTCTACACGGGCAGGCTGGTCGGCGACCTGCTGCACGGCAGGGCCAAGGCACACGCCGTCCGGGCCCTCGCCGCGCGGGAGGGCCTCAACCTGCGCCGCTGCACGGCGTACTCGGACTCGCAGAACGACGTCCCGATGTTGTCGGTGGTCGGTACCGCCGTGGCCGTGAACCCGGATTCGGGTCTGCGCGAAGTGGCTCGCGCTCGCGGTTGGGAGATCCGGGACTTCCGCACCGGACGTAAGGCCGCGAAGATCGGGGTGCCCTCCGTGCTGGGCGCGGGTGCGTTGGCCGGGGCCGTGGCCGCGGGCCTGGCCTACCGCAAACGTCTCTGA
- a CDS encoding DUF5667 domain-containing protein yields MGETARARTRRRDDERFARAVDSGVGAAEFGTELAVVAALRRLGGSVTVEPGTRERIARRITETRPRRRVLPVLTTAVVALTALVCLGLLLARDALPGEPLYHLKRAHETAMLGLTFDTEDDAARRLSYASRKLEEITILGRHGVHDPDTYRLALADFTEHATRGAAELMAFATRTDGRPLTTLSAWAQRKSAEVAEVEPLLPTTVSTDVTALLERIERRSTALSERMNCYEITSVHSDDLGALPATSACTPPESRPSSPARTAPRAEPETSPEAAPATFVEHPHDVEATTEPTPRSADVVPAVPHTPTSREGRPPTSEPEAPAVVSGPPLPSGSPAVTAG; encoded by the coding sequence GTGGGTGAGACTGCGCGGGCTCGCACCCGCCGACGCGACGACGAACGGTTCGCCAGGGCCGTCGACTCGGGCGTCGGCGCGGCGGAGTTCGGCACCGAACTCGCCGTCGTGGCCGCACTACGTCGACTCGGTGGTTCCGTCACCGTCGAGCCGGGCACGCGCGAACGCATCGCACGCCGCATCACCGAAACCCGGCCTCGACGTCGCGTGCTTCCCGTCCTGACCACCGCCGTCGTGGCGCTCACGGCCCTGGTCTGCCTCGGGCTCCTGCTGGCGCGGGACGCGCTGCCCGGCGAGCCGCTCTACCACCTCAAACGCGCGCACGAGACCGCCATGCTGGGCCTGACCTTCGACACCGAGGACGACGCCGCCCGCAGGCTGTCCTACGCCTCCCGCAAACTCGAGGAGATCACGATCCTCGGCAGACACGGGGTGCACGACCCCGACACGTACCGTCTCGCGCTGGCCGACTTCACCGAACACGCCACCAGGGGTGCCGCCGAACTCATGGCGTTCGCCACGCGCACCGACGGCCGGCCGCTCACCACGCTCTCCGCGTGGGCACAGCGGAAGTCCGCCGAGGTGGCCGAGGTCGAGCCCTTGCTGCCCACCACGGTCAGCACCGACGTCACCGCTCTGCTGGAGCGCATCGAACGGCGGAGCACGGCCCTGTCCGAACGCATGAACTGCTACGAGATCACCTCGGTGCACTCCGACGACCTCGGGGCGCTGCCCGCCACGAGCGCGTGCACGCCACCCGAGTCGAGGCCGTCGTCCCCCGCGAGGACGGCTCCGCGCGCCGAGCCCGAGACCTCCCCCGAGGCGGCTCCGGCCACCTTCGTCGAGCACCCGCACGACGTCGAAGCCACCACCGAACCGACTCCGCGGTCCGCCGACGTCGTACCGGCCGTCCCCCACACCCCGACCTCGCGGGAGGGGAGGCCGCCCACCTCGGAACCCGAGGCCCCCGCCGTGGTGAGCGGCCCCCCACTTCCGTCCGGTTCGCCCGCGGTGACCGCCGGATAG
- a CDS encoding sigma-70 family RNA polymerase sigma factor — protein sequence MSMPIAVAAGSAPGALGKAKQQATQADSTVAENWELVRAAQRGDTAAFATLYNRHVDSVFRYVLLRVGDRHLAEDVTSETFLRALRRITSISYQGRDVGAWFTTIARNIVFDHVKSSRFRLEIVTDEVAEPGTGPGTAPGPEQQVISRTTNDELLRCIADLGDDQRECIILRFIQGYSVSETAAIMQRNEGAVKALQHRAVRRLAKLLPRSIR from the coding sequence GTGAGCATGCCGATCGCTGTTGCGGCTGGTTCAGCACCCGGGGCGCTGGGAAAAGCGAAGCAGCAGGCCACACAGGCCGACTCGACCGTCGCCGAGAACTGGGAACTGGTCCGTGCCGCGCAGCGCGGCGACACCGCGGCCTTCGCGACGCTGTACAACCGCCACGTCGACAGCGTCTTCCGGTACGTACTACTACGAGTCGGCGACCGTCACCTCGCCGAGGACGTCACGAGCGAGACGTTCCTCCGTGCCCTGCGCCGCATCACGTCGATCTCCTACCAGGGCCGTGACGTGGGCGCCTGGTTCACCACCATCGCCCGCAACATCGTGTTCGACCACGTTAAGTCCAGTCGATTCCGACTGGAGATCGTCACCGACGAGGTGGCCGAGCCCGGCACGGGCCCCGGCACCGCCCCCGGTCCCGAACAACAGGTCATCAGTCGCACCACCAACGACGAACTGCTGCGATGTATCGCCGACCTGGGCGACGACCAGCGGGAATGCATCATCCTGCGATTCATCCAGGGCTACTCGGTGTCCGAGACCGCCGCCATCATGCAACGCAACGAGGGCGCCGTGAAGGCACTCCAGCACCGTGCCGTGCGGCGACTCGCCAAGCTCCTTCCCCGAAGCATCAGGTGA
- a CDS encoding AMP-binding protein, translating to MTGRSSNVADLAAEAARTRPDKLALIDTATGATVTWHEVELAVRATARRLREAGVRPGDRVGIRLPTSAAFAVAFFAVLRADGVAVPLNPQEPVTVSSALLQDCGAEVVLTDEPLPSTTTVEPIVAATSDDAADEGEPARGGEDLAALLYTSGTTGSPRGVMLSHRALLAGVEQVRSLALSPVEPSDRVFVAVPMYHVYGLGPGLLAATSAGATVVTAPRFEVRSALSDCLHHEVTVVLGVPAMYVAMTARPASELGESLSTVRLLISGAAPLRPKVLADIRAATGLSVFEGYGLTEAAPVVTSTLATGYAKPGSVGRPLPGVEVRLVGDDAGSGVPTDPEDPDDTFDDADGTGLVEIRGANLFSGYWPDGDHGPDADGWFRTDDVGYLDTDGDLHLVDRAGDLVIVNGFNVYPREVENVISELPQVREVAVVGVLDNRTGEAVKAVVVPEPGAALSEHQVIEHCAARLAGYKVPAVVSFADALPHSAIGKVRRVGLRDAGAVGEDEGHA from the coding sequence GTGACGGGTCGGAGCAGCAATGTCGCCGATCTGGCCGCCGAAGCGGCGCGGACCCGGCCGGACAAGCTCGCGTTGATCGATACAGCGACGGGCGCCACAGTGACGTGGCACGAGGTGGAGCTCGCCGTCCGGGCCACGGCACGCCGATTGCGGGAGGCCGGAGTGAGGCCCGGCGATCGGGTGGGCATCCGGTTGCCGACGTCCGCGGCCTTCGCCGTGGCGTTCTTCGCGGTGCTGCGGGCCGACGGAGTCGCGGTGCCTTTGAACCCGCAGGAGCCCGTGACGGTCTCCTCCGCCCTGCTGCAGGACTGCGGGGCCGAAGTCGTCCTCACCGACGAGCCGCTGCCATCGACCACGACGGTCGAGCCGATCGTCGCCGCGACCTCGGACGACGCCGCGGACGAGGGCGAGCCCGCCCGAGGTGGGGAGGATCTCGCCGCGCTGCTCTACACGTCGGGCACCACGGGCTCGCCGCGGGGAGTGATGCTGTCGCACCGGGCCCTGCTCGCGGGGGTGGAGCAGGTGCGCTCGCTCGCGCTCTCTCCCGTGGAGCCCTCCGACCGGGTGTTCGTCGCCGTGCCGATGTACCACGTGTACGGGCTCGGCCCCGGACTGCTCGCGGCCACGTCGGCGGGCGCGACCGTGGTGACGGCGCCCCGGTTCGAGGTGCGTTCCGCGTTGTCCGACTGCCTGCACCACGAGGTCACCGTGGTGCTCGGGGTGCCCGCGATGTACGTCGCGATGACGGCGCGGCCCGCGAGTGAACTGGGGGAGAGCCTGTCGACCGTGCGGCTGCTCATCTCAGGGGCCGCGCCCCTGCGACCCAAGGTGCTGGCCGACATCCGGGCCGCCACGGGCCTGTCCGTGTTCGAGGGCTACGGTCTGACGGAGGCGGCCCCGGTCGTGACGTCCACGCTGGCCACGGGTTACGCCAAACCGGGGTCCGTGGGCAGGCCGTTGCCCGGTGTCGAGGTGCGGTTGGTGGGCGACGACGCCGGGAGCGGGGTCCCGACCGATCCGGAGGACCCCGACGACACGTTCGACGACGCCGACGGCACGGGACTGGTGGAGATCCGGGGTGCCAACCTGTTCTCCGGCTACTGGCCCGACGGCGACCACGGCCCGGATGCCGACGGCTGGTTCCGGACCGACGACGTCGGCTACCTCGACACCGACGGTGACCTGCACCTCGTGGACCGCGCGGGCGATTTGGTGATCGTCAACGGTTTCAACGTCTACCCGCGCGAGGTCGAGAACGTGATCTCGGAGCTGCCGCAGGTACGCGAGGTCGCCGTGGTGGGGGTGCTCGACAACCGCACCGGCGAGGCGGTGAAGGCCGTGGTCGTGCCCGAGCCGGGCGCGGCGCTGTCCGAACACCAGGTGATCGAGCACTGCGCCGCGCGACTGGCGGGTTACAAGGTGCCCGCGGTGGTGTCGTTCGCCGACGCGTTGCCGCACTCGGCGATCGGCAAGGTGCGCCGGGTCGGTCTCCGGGACGCGGGGGCGGTGGGCGAGGATGAGGGGCATGCCTGA
- a CDS encoding glutaredoxin family protein codes for MPESQHTVVVMTRVGCSACERAEQDVERICAELGVPWSTADVDTDPEWRAEYGDRVPVILVDGAEHGYWSVDEERLRAALRA; via the coding sequence ATGCCTGAGTCCCAGCACACCGTTGTCGTGATGACGCGCGTCGGGTGTTCGGCGTGCGAGCGGGCCGAGCAGGACGTGGAGCGGATCTGCGCCGAACTCGGGGTGCCGTGGTCGACGGCCGACGTGGACACCGACCCCGAGTGGCGAGCGGAGTACGGCGACCGGGTTCCGGTGATCCTCGTGGACGGTGCCGAGCACGGCTACTGGTCGGTGGACGAGGAGCGCCTGAGGGCGGCCCTGCGCGCGTGA
- a CDS encoding redox-sensing transcriptional repressor Rex → MVAQRGRRNGPAPEPERAADALTESVAENGTGQAGAGSGAAASGTARAIPEAAVARLAVYLRVLSAMAEQGATTVSSEELSAAAGVNSAKLRKDLSYIGSYGTRGVGYEVQVLIGQIERTLGLTRKHKVAVVGIGNLGHALANYGGFPGRGFPVEALFDIDPDLIGVPVGGVPVSHLDDIPRVCAERDISIGVIATPPTAAQSVCDRLVAGGVQCILNFAPVVLQVPEHVEVRKVDLAVELQILSFHVARRMAGEPESRTSDGEADGTKDVVVS, encoded by the coding sequence GTGGTGGCACAGCGCGGCCGGCGCAATGGGCCCGCACCCGAGCCCGAACGGGCCGCCGACGCCTTGACCGAATCGGTGGCGGAGAACGGAACCGGGCAGGCCGGAGCGGGGTCCGGGGCAGCGGCCTCGGGTACCGCCCGCGCGATCCCGGAAGCGGCCGTCGCCCGACTCGCCGTCTACCTGCGGGTGCTCTCCGCGATGGCCGAGCAGGGCGCGACCACGGTGTCCAGTGAGGAGTTGTCGGCCGCGGCCGGGGTGAACTCCGCGAAACTGCGCAAGGACCTGTCGTACATCGGTTCGTATGGCACGCGCGGTGTCGGCTACGAGGTCCAGGTCCTGATCGGGCAGATCGAGCGGACCCTCGGGTTGACCCGCAAGCACAAGGTCGCGGTCGTGGGAATCGGTAACCTGGGCCATGCGTTGGCAAATTACGGTGGCTTTCCCGGACGGGGTTTCCCCGTCGAGGCCCTGTTCGACATCGACCCCGATCTGATCGGGGTCCCGGTGGGCGGCGTGCCGGTGTCACACCTGGACGACATTCCTCGGGTGTGCGCCGAGCGAGACATCTCCATAGGCGTCATCGCGACACCGCCGACCGCGGCGCAATCGGTGTGCGACCGGCTCGTGGCCGGCGGAGTCCAGTGCATCCTGAACTTCGCCCCCGTGGTCCTGCAGGTGCCCGAACATGTCGAGGTACGAAAGGTCGACCTGGCGGTGGAGTTGCAGATCTTGTCCTTCCACGTGGCGCGGAGGATGGCCGGCGAGCCGGAGAGCCGCACGAGCGACGGCGAAGCCGACGGCACGAAGGATGTGGTGGTGTCCTGA
- a CDS encoding glutamyl-tRNA reductase, which translates to MSVLAIGLSHRTADIATLERVAVPAAEVEKVLHELQQADDVSEVMLLSTCNRIEVYAVVETFHGGLSDIAEVLARQAGMEASQLYDHFYVHYAGAAVEHVFSVASGLDSMVVGETQILGQVRAAYATAREAGTVGSTLHELVQTTLRVGKRVHSETGLDRLGASVVSEALAAAGELAGKRALVVGAGSMGALSASQLRKAGVAEIAVANRTAERAARLAASISEQGVAARSVPMAELADEVGRADVVVVCTGAKTPVLGAEHVVPRADRPVVICDLGLPRDVEPEVEDIPGVTLVDLETVRKRMAESGTATTEKQLAKASGIVLDEVRAYLASQRSAAVTPTVTALRKRAAEVVDAELLRLDRRLPDLDPGVRDELGRTVRRVVDKLLHAPTVRVKQLAAEKADTDYANALRELFGLDPQVPTVVSSPSAVFKHEQIDGERSD; encoded by the coding sequence ATGAGCGTTCTCGCGATCGGGTTGTCGCATCGCACGGCGGATATCGCGACGCTGGAGCGGGTCGCCGTGCCCGCCGCCGAGGTCGAGAAGGTGCTGCACGAACTCCAGCAGGCGGACGACGTGTCCGAGGTCATGCTGCTGTCCACGTGCAACCGCATCGAGGTCTACGCCGTCGTCGAGACGTTCCACGGTGGTCTGTCCGACATCGCCGAGGTGCTCGCCAGGCAGGCGGGCATGGAGGCCTCGCAGCTCTACGACCACTTCTACGTGCACTACGCGGGTGCCGCCGTCGAGCACGTGTTCTCGGTGGCCTCGGGGCTGGACTCGATGGTCGTCGGGGAGACCCAGATCCTCGGTCAGGTGCGTGCGGCCTACGCCACGGCGCGGGAGGCGGGCACGGTCGGTAGCACGCTGCACGAGCTGGTGCAGACGACGTTGCGCGTCGGCAAGCGGGTGCACAGTGAGACCGGTCTGGACCGACTCGGTGCCTCGGTGGTGTCCGAGGCGCTGGCCGCGGCCGGGGAGTTGGCCGGGAAGCGGGCGCTCGTCGTCGGAGCAGGGTCGATGGGGGCGTTGTCGGCGTCGCAGCTCCGCAAGGCGGGAGTCGCCGAGATCGCCGTGGCCAACCGTACGGCCGAGCGGGCGGCGAGGCTGGCGGCCTCCATCAGCGAGCAGGGCGTGGCGGCCCGGTCCGTCCCGATGGCCGAGCTGGCCGACGAGGTGGGGCGTGCCGACGTGGTCGTGGTGTGTACCGGAGCCAAGACGCCCGTCCTGGGCGCCGAGCACGTCGTGCCGCGTGCCGACCGGCCCGTGGTGATCTGCGACCTCGGGCTGCCGAGGGACGTCGAGCCCGAGGTCGAGGACATCCCCGGCGTCACGCTGGTGGACCTGGAGACGGTGCGCAAGCGCATGGCCGAGTCCGGTACGGCCACCACCGAGAAACAGCTCGCCAAGGCGTCCGGCATCGTCCTCGACGAGGTGCGGGCCTACCTGGCGAGCCAGCGCAGCGCCGCGGTGACACCCACGGTGACGGCGTTGCGCAAGCGCGCGGCCGAGGTGGTGGACGCCGAGCTGCTCCGGCTCGATCGGCGGCTGCCCGACCTCGATCCCGGCGTCCGCGACGAGCTGGGCCGGACGGTCCGGCGGGTCGTGGACAAACTGCTGCACGCCCCGACCGTGCGCGTCAAGCAACTCGCTGCCGAGAAGGCCGATACCGATTACGCCAACGCACTGCGGGAGTTGTTCGGACTCGACCCGCAGGTGCCCACCGTGGTGTCGAGCCCGTCGGCGGTGTTCAAGCACGAGCAGATCGACGGTGAACGAAGTGACTGA
- the hemC gene encoding hydroxymethylbilane synthase, with protein MNEVTDQARTNVGRTLRIGTRGSRLAMAQTGTVAKMLEEAGYEVELVPVATPGDQSSAPIAEIGVGVFTSAVRRALLDGEVDIAVHSFKDLPTAPEPGIVLAAVSKREDPRDVLVARDGLTLGELPPGSTVGTGSPRRITQLRALGLGLNVVPIRGNIDRRLGMVESGELDAIVLARAGLARTDRLELITETLDPVQMLPAPAQGALAVETRVEDVDTERLLRSIVDDEATRAAVTAERALLAELEAGCSAPVGALAEVVEDLNSEGAVVERLSMRGVAATAIEGDAVRILRASATADKSEAEKLGRMVAAELLDLGAGALVR; from the coding sequence GTGAACGAAGTGACTGACCAGGCTCGCACGAACGTCGGCAGGACCCTCCGCATCGGTACGCGCGGAAGCAGACTCGCGATGGCCCAGACCGGTACCGTCGCGAAGATGCTGGAGGAGGCGGGTTACGAGGTCGAGCTCGTCCCCGTGGCCACACCGGGCGACCAGTCGTCCGCGCCGATCGCCGAGATCGGGGTGGGCGTGTTCACCTCCGCGGTGCGTCGGGCACTGCTGGACGGCGAGGTCGACATCGCGGTGCACTCCTTCAAGGACCTGCCCACGGCCCCGGAGCCCGGTATCGTCCTCGCGGCCGTGTCGAAGCGCGAGGACCCGCGCGACGTGCTGGTGGCGCGGGACGGGCTCACTCTGGGAGAGTTGCCACCGGGTTCCACCGTCGGAACGGGTTCGCCGCGGCGGATCACCCAGCTCCGGGCGCTCGGGCTCGGACTGAACGTGGTACCGATCCGTGGCAACATCGACAGGCGGCTCGGCATGGTGGAGTCGGGGGAACTCGACGCCATCGTGTTGGCTCGGGCCGGTCTGGCGCGTACGGACCGACTCGAGTTGATCACCGAGACCCTCGATCCCGTCCAGATGCTTCCCGCGCCCGCGCAAGGCGCACTGGCTGTCGAGACCCGCGTCGAGGACGTGGACACCGAACGCCTGCTCCGGTCGATCGTGGACGACGAGGCGACGCGGGCGGCCGTGACGGCCGAGCGGGCGCTGCTCGCGGAGCTGGAGGCGGGGTGCAGCGCGCCCGTGGGTGCGCTGGCCGAGGTAGTCGAGGATCTGAACAGCGAAGGGGCTGTGGTCGAACGACTCTCGATGCGGGGCGTGGCCGCCACCGCGATCGAGGGTGACGCCGTGCGGATCCTGCGGGCGTCGGCGACCGCCGACAAGTCCGAGGCCGAGAAACTCGGCCGCATGGTGGCCGCCGAGCTGCTCGATCTCGGTGCCGGCGCCCTGGTGCGCTGA
- a CDS encoding bifunctional uroporphyrinogen-III C-methyltransferase/uroporphyrinogen-III synthase — MTRARKTTGRVAFVGSGPGDTGLLTVRAQELLAKADLVVTDPDVPSGVLAFAGADAEVRPAVGDPGDVAKDLAAEAKAGRLVLRLTAGDPLTQQAIVAEVQAVARTSAVFDVVPGVSAGTAVPAYAGVALGAAHAEVDLRAGEVDWAKLAATPGAIVLHATSSHLAEAASELVEHGLAAQTPVAVTSNGTSNTQRTLDSTLATLAADAGELVGPLVVTIGEAVSNRQKLSWWESRALYGWKVLVPRTKEQAGDMAERLRSHGATSHEVPTISVEPPRSPAQMERSVKGLVDGRYQWIVFTSANAVRAVWEKFGEFGLDARAFSGVKIACVGESTAAKVRSFGIIPELVPSGEQSSEGLLQEFPPYDDVLDPVNRILLPRADIATETLSAGLQERGWEVDDVTAYRTVRAAPPPAETREMIKTGGFDAVCFTSSSTVRNLVGIAGKPHARTLVACIGPKTAETATEFGLRVDVRPEKPNAVMLVDALAEHAAKLRAEGALPPPRKAKRTRRS, encoded by the coding sequence ATGACCCGCGCACGCAAAACCACGGGGCGTGTCGCTTTCGTGGGCTCGGGCCCCGGTGACACCGGGCTGTTGACGGTCCGGGCCCAGGAGCTGCTCGCGAAGGCCGACCTCGTGGTCACCGACCCCGATGTGCCTTCCGGTGTGCTCGCCTTCGCCGGTGCCGACGCCGAGGTGCGCCCCGCCGTGGGCGACCCGGGGGACGTCGCCAAGGATCTGGCCGCCGAGGCCAAGGCGGGCAGGCTGGTGCTGAGGTTGACGGCCGGGGACCCGTTGACCCAGCAGGCGATCGTGGCCGAGGTACAGGCGGTGGCGCGTACCAGCGCGGTGTTCGACGTGGTGCCCGGTGTGTCCGCGGGTACGGCGGTCCCCGCGTACGCGGGTGTGGCGCTCGGTGCCGCGCACGCCGAGGTGGACCTGCGGGCGGGCGAGGTCGACTGGGCGAAGCTCGCGGCCACGCCCGGTGCCATCGTGCTGCACGCGACGTCCAGCCACCTGGCGGAGGCGGCGTCGGAGCTGGTCGAGCACGGGCTTGCGGCACAGACGCCGGTCGCGGTGACCTCCAACGGCACCAGCAACACGCAGCGCACGCTCGACTCCACGCTGGCCACGCTCGCCGCCGACGCGGGTGAGCTCGTGGGTCCGCTGGTGGTCACCATCGGCGAGGCCGTGAGCAACCGCCAGAAGCTGTCGTGGTGGGAGTCGCGTGCCCTCTACGGCTGGAAGGTCCTGGTGCCGCGCACCAAGGAGCAGGCGGGCGACATGGCCGAGCGGCTCCGCAGCCACGGCGCCACCTCCCACGAGGTGCCCACCATCTCGGTGGAGCCCCCGCGCAGCCCCGCGCAGATGGAGCGCTCGGTGAAGGGCCTCGTCGACGGCCGCTACCAGTGGATCGTGTTCACCTCGGCCAACGCCGTGCGCGCGGTGTGGGAGAAGTTCGGCGAGTTCGGCCTCGACGCCAGGGCGTTCTCCGGTGTCAAGATCGCCTGCGTCGGCGAGTCGACCGCCGCGAAGGTGCGTTCGTTCGGCATCATCCCGGAACTCGTGCCCAGCGGTGAGCAGTCGAGCGAGGGCCTGCTGCAGGAGTTCCCGCCCTACGACGACGTGCTCGACCCGGTCAACCGCATCCTGCTGCCGAGGGCCGACATCGCCACCGAGACGCTGTCGGCGGGGCTGCAGGAGCGCGGCTGGGAGGTCGACGACGTGACGGCCTACCGCACCGTCCGGGCCGCTCCGCCGCCCGCCGAGACCCGCGAGATGATCAAGACCGGTGGTTTCGACGCGGTGTGCTTCACCTCGTCGTCCACGGTCCGCAACCTGGTCGGCATCGCGGGCAAGCCGCACGCGCGCACGCTCGTGGCGTGCATCGGCCCGAAGACCGCGGAGACCGCCACGGAGTTCGGGCTCCGTGTGGACGTGCGGCCCGAGAAGCCCAACGCGGTGATGCTCGTGGACGCTCTCGCCGAGCACGCGGCCAAGCTGCGTGCCGAGGGCGCCCTGCCGCCGCCGCGCAAGGCCAAGCGGACCCGCCGCTCCTGA